Part of the Bacillus sp. (in: firmicutes) genome, TCTTCTTTTGCCTTCTGAGCAAACCGATTTTTCTCCTTTTGTGGCGAGGCAGTTGTGATGATTGCAACGTTTAGGTCATTAGTAGCACCGTTAATGAGTTTTAAAAATTGCTCTTTAATTTCATTAGTGTAAAAACCGTTAGAGGTTAGTAACAATTTCAATATAATCAACCCCCCTTTTCCATTCTCTATTTTACTTTGAACTTGTCCTTATTTTAGCAGAAAATATGGGAAATCAGAAATTTTCATTTAAAAAGCAACAATTTTTTAGAAAACAGCCTAATAAAAGAAGCTTATGATTGTACCTGCTACCGTACCAATAGAGCATAAAAGAAAAATGATCAGTAATTTACCACTTTCTCTCCATATTTTACCGATATTAACATGAAAAAGTAGCAATGGAATCGCTAATGGAACGATAATTCCCCATATCGAATCGTAAACTGGGGATTCGGTTGTAATAATCCCGGTATTCGATAAAATAATCGCTCCAATAAGGGCAATAATCGCTCCCGAGATTTTGGATGCCCAACGATAGCGCTGCTCTAAGTAAATACTAACAGATGCCCATACAGCAATAATTCCCCATAATGTTAATGTATCATCTGGTTGAATCAATGTTTGACTCACATTCGTAACCTCCTTTTTTTCTCAATTTTGTAATATTTTCATCTACTAGTATTCATTTCGCGTTTGATTTTAAATAGTCCTTCTTCAACTAACACTGTGCTCTTTAGTCTATCCGACGTAAAAATGAATCAGGCGGGGGAAATGAAACAAAGTACTTATTAGGACTTGTTCCAACGACTTTTATTTATCTTGTACCGAAAGTAAAAACTATTTATCAACATAATTTAAAGAATTTTCAAATTATTAAAAATTGATTTAGAATATTTTCTCTTTTCTCTTGCCTAAATCCCAAATTTCCCCAACGGTTGAGATACATTCTAATTGGTGTGAATGACATTGTTATCATCGTTTTGTTATCGTTTCAAGGCAACGGAATATATATTTATTTCAAAAAATCTGAAATAAAAAAGATAATTTTCAACAACACCCAACAAATTAGTAGACTAACATTGTAAATATTAGATCTAAAGAAGGCATGAAATAAAAAATAATACAAAATTTCATATTACGGCTGTAACAATAGCATAACCATTTGTGACACACTTTCGCATGAATGATTACTTTGTTGTCTAGTTTTCCAGCCGTATAGGCTATTGGGATTAAATAACAGTCGATTGAAAAAAATTAAAAAAGCTCGCTGTGGCATACCAGCGAGCTTCAGTTAAAAATAGTTAACATTTTTCTGTAAATAATAGTAAACATCCAAGAGTTTATATTTCCGCAAATGATAGTCCAAAATTTGGTAACTTCAATGTCATAACGTCTTAGCTTTCAAATGC contains:
- a CDS encoding DUF819 family protein; the protein is MSQTLIQPDDTLTLWGIIAVWASVSIYLEQRYRWASKISGAIIALIGAIILSNTGIITTESPVYDSIWGIIVPLAIPLLLFHVNIGKIWRESGKLLIIFLLCSIGTVAGTIISFFY